The following nucleotide sequence is from Natronosalvus caseinilyticus.
GTACCGTCTCGAACGGTTGTCTCTCACGAAACGATTCATTCTCGAAACTGTCCGTCTCTCCGACTCGAGAGACGAGGGCGCTCGCCGACAGGCCACCCGCCAGTACTCATTGGGACGCCTAATTGGCCGCCTCGGTCAGCCGCCGTACGTCGTCGTCCGCGAGCGAGAGCTGCGAAGCTGCGACGTTCGACTCGACGTGATCCGGATTCGACGTGCCGGGGATCGGAAGGATGACGTCGGCTCGCTCGAGCAACCACGCCAGCGCGACCTGACGCCGCGTGGCGTCGTGCTCCGCCGCGATTTCGTCGAGGAGGTCGTCGTGAGCCTCGAGATCGTCGCCGTCGATCGGTGCCCACGGGATGAACCCGATGTCGTTCTCGGCACAGACCTCGAGGACGTCCGCCGACGAGCGGTCGTTCACGTTGTATCGGTTCTGGACGGTGGCGACCTCGACCTGTTCGCGCGCCTGGTCGAGCTGTTCCGTGGAGACGTTACTGAGGCCGACCTCGCGAACGAGCCCCTCGTCTTTGAGTTCGGCGAAGGCCGCCACGGAGTCTTCGAACGGCGTGTCGTCGTCCGGTCGGTGGAACTGATAGAGGTCGATGGTGTCGGTCCCGAGCCGATCGAGCGACGTGAGCACCTGGTTGCGAATGTAATCCGGATCACCGTGGGCGATCCAGTCACCCTCGCGGTTGCGGAGCAGCCCCGCCTTGGTCGCGACGAGTACGTCGTCGCGGTCGCCGAGTACCTCACCGACGAGTCGCTCGCTAACGCCGGGGCCGTAAGAGTCCGCCGTGTCGACGAAGTCGACGCCGCAGTCGACGGCGCGCTGGACGACCTCGCGGGCGGCCTCCTCGTCCACCGGCGGGCCCACGATGTCGTCGCCGCAGAGACGCATCGCGCCGAACCCGAGACGGTGGACGGTCGAATTGCCGATCTCGAACGTATCGCTCTCGTTTGCGATCGAGTTACTACTCACGTCGACGTCTCTGGTCCACGGTGGGATAACCGTTGGGCGGTCATTTGCCGTGTTCTCGGCGCCGGGATTGTGTCATGACCTGTCGAACGTGGGAGCTGCTCGAGTGAGAACCGCTTCTGATACGAGTGGAAAAGGAACGTCGCCTCCCGGATTTGAACCACGGTCGGAGCAAAGCTCCTCCCTGATTCAAATCCGATCGGATGGATTTCTCTCGCTCACGGGTTGTTCGCGAGAGAAGTGCCGCCTCCCGGATTTGAACCGGGGACAGCTCGATCTTCAGTCGAGTGCTCTCCCAGTCTGAGCTAAGGCGGCTCACTCATACCTCCGGCGATGATATAAAAAAGGATTTCGAATGCCGCTCGAGCGACGACGGAGGAGCGGTGGATAGCGCCACGAACGACAACCTCTTTCACCGAGGTATCCTTTCGAAACGCAATGGCGATTCCAGACTCGCCCGATGGGGCACCGGCCTCTCCCAGAGAAGCTGGCAAGTCTCTCTACGAAGGAACGCTCGACGTGTTGATGACCGGTATCGCGATCATCGTTCCGCTCGTCATTACCCTCTACGTTTTACAGATCGTCCTCGAGTTCATCACCAACGCGTTAGTGCCGTTCATCGAACTCCTGCAGTGGTTCGGGATCATCGACTGGTTCCGACGCACGGAACTCGTCGGTGCGCTCGTCCAGATGGGGCTCTACCCCTACATTATCGGCTTTCTCACGGAACTCATCACTCTCGCGCTCCTGTTAGGGATCGTCATCGTCGTCGGATCGATCGGTCGCCACCGCTACGGCGAACGGGCTATCGAGATGGTCGACCTCGCTATCGCCGCTATTCCCGGGTTCGGAACCGTCTACAAGAGCTTTCGTCGCATGGGCGACGTCATGCTCGACAACGAGGCGGAGAACTTCCAGGAGATCAAACTCGTCCAGTGTTTCGACGACGACATCTACGTGATCGGCTTCGAGACGAGCACGTCGCCGGAGACGATCGCGGACGTCACCGGCCACGACGAGATGGTCACGCTGTTCATCCCGCTCGCGCCGAATCCAGTAACTGGTGGCTTCCTGACGCACGTCCCGCGAAGCCGCGTTATGGACGTCGACATGACGATCGAGGAGGGCGTCCGGAGCATCCTCACGAGCGGCGTCGCCACCGGCGAATCCGCCAGCGATCCGACCCCGGTCACCATGGGAGATCTCGAGAAGGTCACGGACATCGACCGACTTCAAGACGCGATTACCGCCGACGATGGCACCGTCGCTGACGACGGCTCCGTCGACGACGACGGCGAATCCGGTAACTGACGGCAAAATCGGTGCCACTGTGCCGGTGGTCATCCCGGCATTCGACGACGACGACGGCAATTGACCGTCGACGTTCGCCCCCAGAGAATCGACGACGTGAGGACGTCGACGACGTGAGGACGCCGGAGGGACCTGAACACCTTGCACACACAACCCCCGTTCGTAGGTCGAGGGCCGTGGTACGCACAGTAGCAATGCTTGGCACCCTTCGCTCGTTCGTCCGGGAAGCGATTAGCCTCGTCATCGCGATCATCACGTTTCCGCTGCGGTTACTCCGGTCACTCGTGTAGCGACCGGATCGCTGCTGGGCGACCCGGCCAATTTCGTCACCCCCACCGCTCGATCCCTCGACCCCTCGAGCGTCGGTAGACTCATCGATTCCGATAGTCGACCATTACGCCGGCGTATGTTGGAATTTCGGATATTCAAGACACCCTTTTCAGCGCCGCTCACCTATGATCTGGTATGGAAGCGCTTCCCTCGAGTGAGGCAGACGAGCAACTCACGGCGGACGTAATTCTGGAGTTGCTCGCCAACCGCCGTCGTCGGTACCTCCTCTACGCGCTTCGCGGCCGCACGGTGCCCATCGAGTTATCGAAACTGGCCGAAGAAGTCGCTGGCTGGGAGCACGACGTGCACCCCGACGAGGTCGCGAAAAACGAGTACAAGAGCGTGTACGTGTCCTCGGTTCAGTGTCACGTTCCGAAGCTCGCCGACGCCGGCGTGGTCGACCACGACGAGGACAACCACACGGTCATCCTCGCCGAGAACTTCGAACAGCTCGAGCCGTATCTCAGGGTGGTGATCAAGGACGAACCCGAGAACTCACGGCTCCACGACGCCCTCGAGGTCGAACGCGGCGACGGGTTGCTCGGGTCGCTTCGTCAGCGCCTCAAGTCCTGACTGCACGGGTTCCAGCGTTCGGTGCGTCGTCTCGGGGGGAGTTTTCGTGTGTCCGGTGATCCGTTTTTCTTCTCACATCGTTTCGACGATTTTCCTGGGTCTCGAGTCGTAACCGGTTGAGGTCAAGTTCTTCGAGTCCGCTCGTCGCCTCTCTCGTGCGTGGTCTCGATGTCGCGCCCGCCGCTCGAAGGTCGGTCTGTAGTGGGCAGCAACTCGAGCTATTGGGATGGGCTCGAGCCATTGAGATGGGCTCGGGCGGGTTCGAACAACGCGAAGACGGTCGCTCTCGCGTTCGCTCGAGCGCTGCGACTTCTCTCGTTCGAACCGCCCTCGCGTACAGTTCTGTGACTCACTGTCGTTCGTTCCAGAAATGGGCTCGGGCGGGTTCGAACCACCGACCTCGGCCTTGTAAAGGCCGCGTCATAACCAGCTAGACCACGAGCCCGTATCCGACCAGAGCGGGCCCGTGCGAATAACCTTTACTTTCTCGAGTCGAAGACGAATCCGGATGCGACAGTCCTACAGGCGCGTCTGGTCTGCGCTCGTCGTCGTGGTCGTCGTGCTCGCGGTCGGCTACGGACTCGTCCAGCTCTCGATCCTCCCCGCGCCGTGGACTCACGATAGCGGCGACGTGCGTGTCGTGGACGGGGACGGGACCACCAAACTCGCCGTCGACGTCGAGGTGGCCGACACCTACGAACAGCGCTACACCGGTCTCAGCGACCACGACTCCCTCGAGAACGGCACGGGAATGCTGTTCGTCTACAGCGACGAGGACGACCGAACGTACGTCATGCGTGAGATGGACTTCGACATCGACATCATCTTCATCGGGGCCGACCGCGAAATCACCGAAATCCACCACGCACGAGCGCCAGAGGCCGGCGAGGACGGCGAGGACCTCCGATACTCCGGCGAGGCGAAGTGGGTCCTCGAAGTGCCACGCGGCACGGCCAACGAGTCGAATCTCGAGGTCGGTGACGAGGTCGAGATTGACCTCGAAGACTGACGCGCTTCCGTTTTCGACGACGGTGAATCGGCGGTAACGAACGATTGTCGCGAGTGCGAACGGTGACTTCCGGCAACACGTTCCGGAGCTAACGGGTTGCGATCTGGATATATTTCGATTCGTAGGCAACGTTTATTGCTGACCGTCCACTCAGCCAGTGCAATGAGTAGTGTTGACTGGGACGAGGACGACCCATTCCAAGAGCAACGGGAGAAGATCGAGAATCCCATGCAACGGCTGGTGTTCGAGTACGGCCGGCCGTACTGGGTCTCGGTCACGTCCGGGATTACCGCGAGCGTTTTCGCCCGTTTGCTCGATCTGATTCCACCGATTTTGCTCGGACTGGCGATCGACGCGATATTTCTGCAGGACCGCCCCTTCGACCTACGGTTCGTTCCGAACGAGTGGTTGCCGACTGAGCAAGCCGATCAGTTCACCCTGACGGTCGTCATCATCGCCCTCTCGTTTACGATCGGCGCGGCGTTTCACTGGCTTCGCAACTGGGGGTTCAACGCGTTCGCACAGGACATCCAGCACGACGTGCGGACGGACACCTACGACAAGATGCAGCGCCTCGACATGGAGTTCTTCGCCGACAAGCAGACCGGGGAGATGATGTCGATTCTCTCGAACGACGTCAACCAGCTCGAGCGATTTCTCAACGACGGACTCAACTCGGCGTTCCGACTCGGGGTTATGGTCCTCGGGATCGCTGCGGTGCTGCTGACGATCAATCCACAACTGGCCCTCGTCTCGATGGCTCCCGTGCCCCTGATCGCGGTCTTCACCTACATCTTCGTCAAGAAGATCCAGCCGAAGTACGCCGCGGTGCGCTCGAGCGTCGGAGAAGTCAACTCCCGCCTCGAGAACAACCTCGGGGGCATCCAGGTGATCAAGGCCGACAACACCGAGAACTACGAATCTGGGCGCGTCGAGGACGTCTCCCGGAAGTACTACGACACGAACTGGGGGGCGATTACCATCCGGATCAAGTTCTTCCCCGGGCTCCAGATCATCTCGGGCATCGGCTTCGTCCTGACGTTCCTCGTCGGCGGTTACTGGGTGTTCAATGGCGCGCCGGGCCCCTTCTCCGGAGACCTTGGCGTCGGCGAGTTCGCGACGTTCATCCTGCTCACCCAGCAACTCGTCTGGCCGATGGCCCAGTTCGGACAGATCATCAATATGTACCAGCGAGCGGAGGCGTCCGCCGAACGCATCTTCGGGCTGATGGACGAACAGGGGCGCATCGAGACCGACGTCGACGCGCCCGACCTCGAGATCGACGAGGGCCGCGTTGAGTACGACGACGTGACGTTCAGCTACGACGAGGAGGAGATCATCGTTGACGACATCTCCTTCGACGTCCCTGGCGGCGAGACGATCGCTCTCGTCGGTCCGACTGGGGCCGGGAAGTCGACCGTCCTCAAGCTCCTGTTGCGCCTCCACGACGTCGACGACGGAGCCATCCGAATCGACGACCAGGACATCCGCGAGGTCTCCCTTCCGAGTCTGCGCCAGTCGATGGGGTACGTCGGTCAGCAGTCGTACCTCTTCTACGGAACCGTCAAGGAGAACGTCACTTACGGGACCTTCGACGCCAGCGAGGAGGAGCTCGTCGAGGCCGCCAAAGCCGCCGAGGCACACGACTTCATCCAGAACCTGCCCGACGGCTACGACACGATGGTCGGCGAGCGCGGCGTCAAACTCTCGGGCGGCCAGCGCCAGCGGCTGTGTATCGCGCGGGCGATCCTCAAGGACCCCGAGATCCTCATCCTGGACGAGGCGACGAGCGACGTCGACACCGAGACCGAGATGCTCATTCAGCGATCGATCGACCACCTCACAGAAGAGCGAACGACGTTCGCCATCGCGCACCGCCTCTCGACGATCAAGGACGCCGACCAGATCGTCGTCCTCGAGGGTGGCGAAATCGTCGAACGTGGCACTCACGACGAGTTGATCGAGAGCGACGGACTGTACGCCCACCTCTGGGGCGTGCAGGCGGGCGAAATCGACGAACTCCCCCAGGAGTTCATCGAGCGCGCTCAGAAGCGAACGGCGCGGACACAGGCGCGTCGCGGCGGCGATTGAACGGTAGCGGTAGCCTTAGAAGGATTCGTCTTCGGACTGGACGTCCTCGCCCGAGGGGTTGTCCTTCTGTCGCTCCTCGCCGGGTGCAGGCGGCGTCCGATCGCTGTAATTTTTCCGGCCGATCGCCTCGTCGCCGACCATGTTCATGACGGCCTGTTCGACCTCCTCGTAGGACCCGTACTCGTCCTCGTTCAGCGGCCCGATGAGTTCCTCGAGCGTCGCGGTCTCCTCGCCCATCTCGAGTTCGATGTCGCCGTGATTCTCGAGCAGTTCGTCCTGTGAGACGGGGTAGTCGTGGTCCTTGAGTTCGTCCTGGAGCGCCCCCAATTCGATGCCGAGTTCGCGGGAATCTTCGCTCATGGGTGCCCGTCCATCACCGCGCGGGAAACCAGTTTTCCCTGCCATCGCGTGCTCCACTGGGGGCCAACAAAATCTCTGGAGCGTGCGTTGCGGTGGCTACAAGGCCCGACCGCTCCTCGTGGCGACCATGCACCTCGAGGAGGCTACCTGGACCGACGTCGCCGACTGCGAGACCGACCTCGCCGTGCTCCCGGTGGGGAGTACCGAACAGCACGGCCCGCACGCGCCGCTCGGGACGGACGTCTTCACTGCCGAGGCCGTCGCGGACGCC
It contains:
- a CDS encoding DUF192 domain-containing protein, which gives rise to MRQSYRRVWSALVVVVVVLAVGYGLVQLSILPAPWTHDSGDVRVVDGDGTTKLAVDVEVADTYEQRYTGLSDHDSLENGTGMLFVYSDEDDRTYVMREMDFDIDIIFIGADREITEIHHARAPEAGEDGEDLRYSGEAKWVLEVPRGTANESNLEVGDEVEIDLED
- a CDS encoding DUF7344 domain-containing protein, with amino-acid sequence MEALPSSEADEQLTADVILELLANRRRRYLLYALRGRTVPIELSKLAEEVAGWEHDVHPDEVAKNEYKSVYVSSVQCHVPKLADAGVVDHDEDNHTVILAENFEQLEPYLRVVIKDEPENSRLHDALEVERGDGLLGSLRQRLKS
- a CDS encoding ABC transporter ATP-binding protein translates to MSSVDWDEDDPFQEQREKIENPMQRLVFEYGRPYWVSVTSGITASVFARLLDLIPPILLGLAIDAIFLQDRPFDLRFVPNEWLPTEQADQFTLTVVIIALSFTIGAAFHWLRNWGFNAFAQDIQHDVRTDTYDKMQRLDMEFFADKQTGEMMSILSNDVNQLERFLNDGLNSAFRLGVMVLGIAAVLLTINPQLALVSMAPVPLIAVFTYIFVKKIQPKYAAVRSSVGEVNSRLENNLGGIQVIKADNTENYESGRVEDVSRKYYDTNWGAITIRIKFFPGLQIISGIGFVLTFLVGGYWVFNGAPGPFSGDLGVGEFATFILLTQQLVWPMAQFGQIINMYQRAEASAERIFGLMDEQGRIETDVDAPDLEIDEGRVEYDDVTFSYDEEEIIVDDISFDVPGGETIALVGPTGAGKSTVLKLLLRLHDVDDGAIRIDDQDIREVSLPSLRQSMGYVGQQSYLFYGTVKENVTYGTFDASEEELVEAAKAAEAHDFIQNLPDGYDTMVGERGVKLSGGQRQRLCIARAILKDPEILILDEATSDVDTETEMLIQRSIDHLTEERTTFAIAHRLSTIKDADQIVVLEGGEIVERGTHDELIESDGLYAHLWGVQAGEIDELPQEFIERAQKRTARTQARRGGD
- a CDS encoding aldo/keto reductase produces the protein MSSNSIANESDTFEIGNSTVHRLGFGAMRLCGDDIVGPPVDEEAAREVVQRAVDCGVDFVDTADSYGPGVSERLVGEVLGDRDDVLVATKAGLLRNREGDWIAHGDPDYIRNQVLTSLDRLGTDTIDLYQFHRPDDDTPFEDSVAAFAELKDEGLVREVGLSNVSTEQLDQAREQVEVATVQNRYNVNDRSSADVLEVCAENDIGFIPWAPIDGDDLEAHDDLLDEIAAEHDATRRQVALAWLLERADVILPIPGTSNPDHVESNVAASQLSLADDDVRRLTEAAN
- a CDS encoding DUF5789 family protein produces the protein MSEDSRELGIELGALQDELKDHDYPVSQDELLENHGDIELEMGEETATLEELIGPLNEDEYGSYEEVEQAVMNMVGDEAIGRKNYSDRTPPAPGEERQKDNPSGEDVQSEDESF
- a CDS encoding DUF502 domain-containing protein encodes the protein MAIPDSPDGAPASPREAGKSLYEGTLDVLMTGIAIIVPLVITLYVLQIVLEFITNALVPFIELLQWFGIIDWFRRTELVGALVQMGLYPYIIGFLTELITLALLLGIVIVVGSIGRHRYGERAIEMVDLAIAAIPGFGTVYKSFRRMGDVMLDNEAENFQEIKLVQCFDDDIYVIGFETSTSPETIADVTGHDEMVTLFIPLAPNPVTGGFLTHVPRSRVMDVDMTIEEGVRSILTSGVATGESASDPTPVTMGDLEKVTDIDRLQDAITADDGTVADDGSVDDDGESGN